From Corvus cornix cornix isolate S_Up_H32 chromosome 1A, ASM73873v5, whole genome shotgun sequence, a single genomic window includes:
- the BID gene encoding BH3-interacting domain death agonist isoform X1 produces the protein MEQINGSLQMEHALLFTFLEASSDCQFRDQLQSLQNQQAALCCHANNDDELQTDGNRSGHFQNGELGLAPTNEDVIRIIAAQLAEIGDQFDKEIQGRVVNNLVQHFLNENLSREEIILHMSSVVRELTRSIPSDMEQEKAMLVLAMVLTKKIVNTVPSLLHRVFNTTLNYMNQQLHNYIVEMLGE, from the exons ATGGAACAG ATCAATGGATCTCTTCAGATGGAGCATGCACTGCTGTTCACCTTCCTGGAGGCATCCTCTGACTGTCAGTTCAGAGACCAGCTGCAGTCCCTGCAAAACCAGCAGGCAGCGCTTTGTTGCCACGCAAACAATGACGATGAGCTTCAGACCGATGGCAATCGGAGTGGCCACTTTCAGAATGGTGAGCTAG GGTTGGCTCCAACAAATGAAGATGTTATCCGGATCATTGCTGCTCAGCTCGCTGAGATTGGAGACCAGTTTGATAAAGAAATCCAAGGAAGAGTAGTAAACAACCTAGTGCAGCACTTTCTGAATGAGAATCTGTCTAGAGAG GAGATAATCTTGCACATGTCCAGTGTGGTGAGAGAGCTTACACGATCCATCCCCTCAGACATGGAACAGGAAAAGGCCATGTTGGTGCTAGCAATGGTCTTGACTAAGAAAATTGTGAATACAGTGCCCTCCCTTCTACACCGTGTCTTTAACACCACTCTGAACTACATgaaccagcagctccacaaCTACATTGTTGAGATG CTCGGTGAGTGA
- the BID gene encoding BH3-interacting domain death agonist isoform X2: MEQINGSLQMEHALLFTFLEASSDCQFRDQLQSLQNQQAALCCHANNDDELQTDGNRSGHFQNGLAPTNEDVIRIIAAQLAEIGDQFDKEIQGRVVNNLVQHFLNENLSREEIILHMSSVVRELTRSIPSDMEQEKAMLVLAMVLTKKIVNTVPSLLHRVFNTTLNYMNQQLHNYIVEMLGE; encoded by the exons ATGGAACAG ATCAATGGATCTCTTCAGATGGAGCATGCACTGCTGTTCACCTTCCTGGAGGCATCCTCTGACTGTCAGTTCAGAGACCAGCTGCAGTCCCTGCAAAACCAGCAGGCAGCGCTTTGTTGCCACGCAAACAATGACGATGAGCTTCAGACCGATGGCAATCGGAGTGGCCACTTTCAGAATG GGTTGGCTCCAACAAATGAAGATGTTATCCGGATCATTGCTGCTCAGCTCGCTGAGATTGGAGACCAGTTTGATAAAGAAATCCAAGGAAGAGTAGTAAACAACCTAGTGCAGCACTTTCTGAATGAGAATCTGTCTAGAGAG GAGATAATCTTGCACATGTCCAGTGTGGTGAGAGAGCTTACACGATCCATCCCCTCAGACATGGAACAGGAAAAGGCCATGTTGGTGCTAGCAATGGTCTTGACTAAGAAAATTGTGAATACAGTGCCCTCCCTTCTACACCGTGTCTTTAACACCACTCTGAACTACATgaaccagcagctccacaaCTACATTGTTGAGATG CTCGGTGAGTGA